A section of the Rhodobacteraceae bacterium M382 genome encodes:
- a CDS encoding NUDIX domain-containing protein translates to MNIWRPEQKIHVKALGLVWRDGLLLASEIYRDDGTVKGVRPLGGRLEFGESWRDALVREFQEELGIMVKIVGEPLVLENIYSHHGEVGHEVTFVSDVVFPPHAYVQRGPIEFCEDNGQQCLARWFDISQLDCGGLELYPNGLKSQLQKRSKPA, encoded by the coding sequence ATGAACATTTGGCGCCCGGAACAGAAAATACATGTTAAGGCCTTAGGCCTTGTTTGGCGTGACGGACTATTGCTGGCCAGTGAAATTTATAGAGATGACGGAACGGTCAAGGGGGTAAGGCCCCTTGGCGGCCGGTTGGAATTTGGTGAATCTTGGCGGGATGCACTTGTAAGAGAATTCCAAGAGGAACTTGGAATAATGGTCAAGATCGTTGGCGAGCCCTTGGTCTTGGAAAATATCTATTCGCATCACGGTGAAGTAGGACACGAGGTTACGTTCGTCTCCGATGTGGTGTTTCCCCCTCATGCCTATGTTCAAAGAGGCCCAATCGAGTTTTGTGAGGACAATGGCCAACAATGCCTGGCCCGGTGGTTCGACATATCGCAATTGGATTGCGGGGGATTAGAGCTTTATCCAAATGGCCTTAAGTCCCAGCTGCAAAAAAGATCAAAACCTGCTTGA
- the ftsA gene encoding cell division protein FtsA produces the protein MTDLYESQRAMRQMRRQALQRGVVAILDVGSSKIACLVLRFDGTGRLSEDNSIGSLAGQTGFRVVGAATTRSRGVQFGEINAMQETERAIRTAIQAAQKMAEVRVDHVIACFSGANPRSYGLDAQVDLEGQVVTESEVARVLAACDVPDYGAEREVLHAQPVNFALDHRSGLADPRGQLGQNLAVDMHMLTVDTATVRNLVHCIKRCDLELAGIASSAYASGISALVEDEQELGAACVDLGGGSTSVSIFMKKHMIYADSVRMGGDHITSDISMGLGVPMANAERIKTFCGGVHATGADDRDMIDIGGETGDWEHDRRTVSRAELIGIMRPRVEEILEDVRVRLDAAGFDHLPSQQIVLTGGSSQIMGLDGLASRILGQQVRLGRPLRVHGLPQSATGPAFASAVGLSLFAAHPQDEWWDFEIPVDRYPARSFRRAVKWFKDNW, from the coding sequence ATGACAGACCTCTACGAGTCTCAGCGGGCGATGCGGCAGATGCGGCGTCAGGCGTTGCAACGTGGTGTTGTGGCTATTCTGGATGTGGGCAGTTCCAAAATTGCCTGCCTTGTGCTGCGCTTTGATGGCACCGGACGGCTGAGCGAAGACAATTCCATCGGCTCGCTGGCCGGACAGACCGGATTTCGCGTCGTTGGGGCCGCGACCACCCGGTCGCGTGGGGTGCAATTCGGCGAAATCAACGCCATGCAGGAAACCGAACGGGCCATTCGCACCGCGATTCAGGCAGCACAGAAAATGGCCGAAGTGCGCGTCGATCACGTGATCGCCTGTTTCTCCGGGGCCAACCCGCGCTCCTATGGGCTGGACGCCCAGGTCGATCTCGAAGGGCAGGTCGTCACCGAAAGCGAAGTCGCCCGCGTGCTGGCGGCCTGTGACGTGCCGGACTATGGGGCCGAACGCGAAGTGCTGCATGCGCAGCCGGTGAATTTTGCGCTGGACCACCGATCCGGATTGGCCGACCCGCGGGGGCAGCTGGGGCAGAACCTGGCCGTCGACATGCATATGCTGACCGTTGATACCGCCACCGTGCGCAATCTGGTGCATTGCATCAAACGCTGTGATCTGGAACTGGCCGGGATCGCGTCATCGGCCTATGCGTCGGGGATTTCGGCGCTGGTCGAGGATGAACAGGAACTGGGGGCCGCCTGTGTCGATCTGGGCGGCGGATCGACCAGCGTGTCGATCTTCATGAAAAAACACATGATCTATGCCGACAGCGTGCGCATGGGTGGAGATCACATCACCAGCGACATTTCCATGGGGCTGGGCGTGCCAATGGCCAATGCCGAACGGATCAAGACATTTTGCGGCGGGGTGCATGCCACCGGCGCAGATGATCGCGACATGATCGATATTGGCGGCGAAACCGGCGATTGGGAACATGATCGCCGCACCGTCAGCCGGGCGGAACTGATCGGGATCATGCGTCCGCGGGTCGAAGAGATCCTCGAAGATGTGCGGGTGCGCCTGGATGCAGCCGGGTTCGACCATCTGCCCAGCCAGCAGATCGTGCTGACCGGCGGGTCATCCCAAATCATGGGGCTGGACGGATTGGCCAGCCGCATTCTGGGCCAGCAGGTCCGCCTGGGGCGGCCGCTGCGCGTGCATGGATTGCCACAATCGGCCACCGGTCCTGCCTTTGCCTCGGCCGTGGGGCTCAGCCTGTTTGCCGCCCACCCTCAGGACGAATGGTGGGACTTCGAAATCCCTGTCGATCGCTATCCGGCCCGGTCCTTCCGGCGCGCGGTGAAATGGTTCAAGGACAATTGGTAA
- the murB gene encoding UDP-N-acetylmuramate dehydrogenase yields MTTDFPQTLPQVRGKLTPNRSLADLTWMRVGGEADYLFQPADVADLQDFLRQLPKEIQVFPMGVGSNLIVRDGGIRAVVIRLGRGFNQIAIDGDIVTAGAAALDAHVAKRAAESGVDLTFLRTIPGAIGGAVRMNAGCYGSYVADVFQSATIVTRQGELVEIDANALNFRYRQTDLPDGAVLIAATLKGTHAPSGTLLDRMDAQLKKRDETQPTKDRTAGSTFRNPAGFSSTGQADDVHDLKAWKVIDNAGMRGARRGGAQMSEKHSNFMINTGGATAADLEGLGEEVRKKVYEQSGITLEWEIMRIGEPARD; encoded by the coding sequence ATGACAACGGATTTTCCCCAGACATTGCCGCAGGTGCGCGGGAAACTGACCCCGAACCGGTCGCTGGCGGATCTGACGTGGATGCGCGTGGGCGGTGAGGCGGATTATCTGTTTCAGCCGGCGGATGTGGCAGATCTTCAGGACTTTCTGCGCCAGCTCCCCAAAGAGATTCAGGTCTTTCCCATGGGGGTGGGATCGAACCTGATCGTGCGGGACGGGGGGATCCGGGCGGTGGTGATCCGGCTAGGGCGCGGGTTCAACCAGATTGCAATTGACGGTGACATTGTCACCGCTGGTGCGGCGGCGCTGGATGCGCATGTGGCCAAACGCGCGGCAGAATCCGGCGTCGATCTGACATTCCTGCGCACCATCCCCGGCGCAATCGGCGGTGCGGTGCGGATGAACGCGGGCTGCTACGGCAGCTATGTGGCGGATGTGTTTCAATCCGCCACCATCGTGACCCGTCAGGGCGAATTGGTTGAAATCGACGCCAACGCCCTGAACTTCCGGTATCGCCAGACCGACCTGCCGGATGGCGCAGTGCTGATCGCGGCCACGCTGAAGGGCACCCACGCCCCATCCGGCACCTTGCTGGATCGCATGGATGCCCAGTTGAAAAAGCGCGACGAAACCCAACCGACCAAGGACCGGACCGCCGGATCGACCTTTCGCAACCCGGCCGGGTTTTCGTCAACGGGTCAGGCCGATGACGTGCATGATCTCAAGGCGTGGAAGGTGATCGACAATGCGGGCATGCGCGGTGCGCGCCGCGGTGGTGCACAGATGAGCGAGAAACATTCGAACTTTATGATCAACACGGGTGGCGCAACTGCCGCAGATCTCGAAGGCTTGGGCGAAGAGGTTCGAAAAAAGGTTTACGAGCAAAGCGGCATAACGCTAGAGTGGGAAATCATGCGGATCGGTGAACCGGCGCGCGACTGA
- a CDS encoding DUF2484 family protein, with protein MTLSLILASIWAVVANILAMTPSRDNHWRRAYVLIAIGIPILGYVTYQNGPWWGLAVLCAGMSVLRWPVIYLSRWLRGQLRRS; from the coding sequence ATGACCTTATCACTGATTTTGGCCAGTATCTGGGCCGTCGTTGCAAATATCCTGGCCATGACGCCCAGCCGGGACAATCATTGGCGCCGTGCCTATGTGCTGATCGCCATCGGCATTCCGATCCTGGGATATGTGACCTATCAGAACGGCCCCTGGTGGGGGCTGGCCGTGCTATGTGCAGGGATGAGCGTCCTGCGCTGGCCGGTGATCTATCTCAGCCGCTGGCTGCGCGGGCAGCTGCGGCGCAGCTAG
- a CDS encoding outer membrane protein assembly factor BamD, translated as MIGKWSGARAIGVLLLAGVLAGCSGSGGPAVDRTQSLEAYTPEQIFARGEFELSNGKTENAGYYFAEIERLYPYSSWAKRSLIMQAFSYHAGQNYEESRSAAQRYIDFYPADEDAAYAQYLLALSYYDQIDEVGRDQGLTFQALQSLRTVIEVYPDSEYANSAILKFDLAFDHLAAKEMEIGRYYLRRDHYASAINRFRVVVEDFQTTSHTAEALHRLVEAYLSLGLVDEAQTAGAILGYNFQSTEWYESSYKLLTANGLKLKDRGNNWLSQIYRQTVKGQWL; from the coding sequence ATGATCGGCAAGTGGTCTGGAGCCAGAGCAATCGGGGTTCTTCTTCTGGCAGGCGTTCTGGCCGGATGCAGCGGCAGTGGCGGACCCGCCGTAGACCGCACGCAATCGCTCGAAGCCTATACACCAGAGCAGATCTTTGCACGTGGCGAATTCGAGCTTTCCAACGGAAAGACAGAGAACGCCGGATATTACTTCGCTGAAATCGAACGCCTGTATCCCTATTCCTCCTGGGCCAAGCGGTCGCTGATCATGCAGGCGTTTTCCTATCACGCCGGTCAGAACTATGAAGAAAGCCGATCCGCTGCACAGCGCTATATCGACTTCTATCCCGCCGACGAAGACGCGGCCTATGCCCAGTATCTGCTTGCGCTCAGCTATTACGATCAGATTGACGAAGTGGGCCGCGATCAGGGGCTGACCTTTCAGGCGCTGCAATCACTGCGCACCGTGATCGAAGTGTACCCGGACAGCGAATACGCCAATTCCGCAATCCTGAAATTCGATCTGGCCTTTGATCACCTGGCCGCCAAGGAAATGGAAATCGGGCGGTATTACCTGCGCCGGGATCACTATGCATCGGCGATCAACCGGTTCCGCGTCGTGGTCGAGGACTTCCAGACCACCTCGCACACCGCCGAGGCCCTGCACCGTCTGGTCGAAGCCTATCTGTCGCTTGGTCTTGTTGACGAAGCCCAGACCGCCGGGGCCATTCTGGGATACAACTTTCAGTCCACCGAATGGTACGAGTCCAGCTACAAGCTGTTGACCGCCAACGGGCTCAAGCTCAAGGATCGGGGCAACAATTGGCTGAGCCAGATCTATCGTCAGACCGTCAAAGGTCAGTGGTTGTAA
- a CDS encoding D-alanine--D-alanine ligase, giving the protein MGQSSSGTSKVAVLMGGPSAEREVSLSSGRECAAALRGEGYEVTELDAGPDLVARLNEIKPDVVFNALHGRWGEDGCVQGILEWMGLPYTHSGVLASALAMDKQRSKEAFKSAGLPVVDSVIAPRDEATARHVLEPPYVVKPNNEGSSVGVYIVHESANAPPKLSAEMPDLVMVETYAPGRELTTTVVGGEDTDPGAASVTEIIVDGWYDYDAKYKPGGSSHVVPADVPADIYDLCMDYALRAHRALGCRGVSRTDFRWDETRGVDGLILLETNTQPGMTPTSLAPEQAGEIGMTFGQLCAWMVEDASCNR; this is encoded by the coding sequence GTGGGACAGTCGAGCAGCGGCACCTCCAAAGTTGCGGTACTTATGGGCGGACCCTCGGCTGAACGCGAGGTGTCTTTGTCCAGCGGGCGTGAATGCGCCGCCGCGCTGAGGGGCGAAGGATATGAGGTAACAGAACTGGACGCGGGTCCGGATCTGGTTGCCCGTCTGAATGAAATCAAACCTGACGTCGTGTTCAACGCCCTGCATGGTCGCTGGGGCGAAGATGGCTGTGTGCAGGGCATTCTGGAATGGATGGGTCTGCCCTATACCCATTCCGGTGTTCTGGCCTCGGCGCTGGCCATGGACAAACAGCGTTCAAAAGAGGCGTTCAAATCCGCAGGTCTGCCGGTGGTCGATAGCGTGATTGCCCCCCGAGACGAGGCCACAGCCCGTCACGTGCTGGAGCCGCCCTATGTGGTCAAACCCAACAACGAAGGGTCCAGCGTTGGCGTCTATATCGTGCATGAATCCGCCAATGCACCGCCAAAACTGTCCGCAGAAATGCCCGATCTGGTGATGGTGGAAACCTATGCCCCCGGACGCGAACTGACCACCACCGTAGTGGGCGGCGAAGACACCGACCCGGGCGCTGCGTCGGTGACAGAGATCATCGTGGATGGCTGGTACGATTATGATGCCAAATATAAACCCGGTGGATCATCGCATGTGGTGCCCGCAGACGTGCCCGCAGACATCTATGACCTGTGCATGGATTACGCCCTGCGTGCGCATCGCGCCCTGGGTTGTCGCGGTGTCAGCCGCACGGATTTCCGCTGGGACGAGACCCGCGGTGTCGATGGGCTGATCCTGTTGGAAACCAATACCCAGCCCGGAATGACTCCCACCTCGCTGGCCCCGGAGCAGGCCGGTGAAATCGGCATGACCTTTGGCCAGCTCTGCGCCTGGATGGTGGAGGATGCCTCATGCAATCGCTGA
- a CDS encoding cell division protein FtsQ/DivIB has protein sequence MQSLIARVGKSFRRHEPEPQKCDPAPSRLKYRLQRWMLTPGIRLGLRIGVPFCLTLAATSAFLANEQRRDALNLFVAELRASIQERPEFMVNMMAIDGAGSNLSEDIREVVPLDFPVSSFDLNVEQIRATIVDLDPVRNASVRIRPGGILQVNVEERIPAVVWRFEDGVEMLDTDGNRVDGLPNRKTRADLPLIAGTGANENVPEALRLIAAARPLTDRMRGLVRIGDRRWDLVLDRGQRILLPPERAVEALERVLAVNEVQDLLERDVIAVDMRLAARPTIRMSENAVQEWWRIRQVNGSGQ, from the coding sequence ATGCAATCGCTGATCGCCCGTGTGGGCAAAAGCTTTCGGCGCCACGAGCCGGAACCCCAGAAATGCGATCCCGCACCATCGCGACTGAAATATCGGCTGCAACGATGGATGTTGACGCCGGGGATCCGGTTGGGGCTGCGTATCGGGGTCCCGTTCTGCCTGACCCTGGCGGCCACCAGCGCCTTTCTGGCCAATGAACAGCGCCGCGATGCGCTGAACCTGTTTGTGGCCGAATTGCGCGCCAGCATTCAGGAACGCCCGGAATTCATGGTCAACATGATGGCGATCGACGGAGCGGGCTCCAACCTCAGCGAAGACATTCGCGAAGTGGTGCCATTGGATTTCCCGGTCAGCTCGTTTGATCTGAATGTCGAACAGATCCGGGCCACGATCGTGGATCTGGATCCGGTGCGCAATGCTTCGGTCCGGATCCGACCGGGCGGCATTCTGCAGGTCAATGTAGAAGAGCGCATACCCGCCGTGGTCTGGCGTTTCGAAGACGGTGTTGAAATGCTGGACACCGATGGCAACCGTGTCGATGGGCTGCCCAATCGCAAGACGCGCGCTGACCTGCCGCTGATCGCGGGAACCGGTGCCAATGAAAATGTACCCGAAGCCTTGCGCCTGATCGCTGCGGCCCGCCCGCTGACGGATCGGATGCGCGGTCTGGTGCGGATCGGTGATCGGCGCTGGGATCTTGTGCTGGATCGGGGTCAGCGGATCCTGCTGCCACCCGAACGCGCCGTCGAAGCGCTGGAACGGGTTCTGGCAGTGAACGAGGTCCAGGACCTTTTGGAACGGGATGTAATTGCAGTTGATATGCGCCTGGCGGCGCGCCCCACCATTCGAATGAGCGAAAATGCGGTGCAGGAATGGTGGCGGATCAGACAGGTGAATGGAAGCGGGCAGTGA
- the recN gene encoding DNA repair protein RecN, which yields MLRALDIRDLLIIDRLELSFQPGLNVLTGETGAGKSILLDSLGFVLGWRGRADLVRQGAKQGEVVAEFDLPQGHPAFGVLQEAGLPAGDELILRRVNTAEGRKTAWVNDRRCSGDVLRQLSETLLELHGQHDDRGLLDPRGHRAMLDAFAGHGAMLQAVRQAWRVRAEARKAVERTRAALDAVRAEEDFLRHAVAELDKLDPRPGEDAELDARRRRMQGAEKIRDDVSRALQLLGGQSAEGALSEAMSWLEGASDQADRMLDDPMAALGRALIELGEAQDGVSRCLDALDFNPLELEETEERLFAIRAMARKHDVLADDLGAHADVLRGRLAALDAGDADLDRLQADLAQAEAAYGEAAGGLSASRSAAAGRLDQAVMAELAPLKMERAVFATQVSETDPGPEGRDQVAFSVATNPGAPSGPLNKIASGGELSRFLLALKVCLRGDDINRTLIFDEIDRGVGGATADAVGRRLAELAQGGQVLVVTHSPQVAARGGHHWRVQKAVTDGVTLSSVVPLDAQDRIDEIARMVAGDTITDEARAAARALLTG from the coding sequence ATGCTGCGCGCCCTGGATATCCGTGACCTGCTGATCATCGACCGGCTGGAGCTGAGCTTTCAGCCGGGCCTGAATGTGCTCACCGGAGAAACCGGAGCGGGAAAATCCATTTTGCTGGACTCGCTCGGGTTTGTGCTGGGTTGGCGCGGGCGTGCCGATCTGGTGCGCCAGGGGGCCAAACAGGGCGAAGTGGTGGCGGAATTCGACCTGCCCCAGGGACACCCGGCCTTTGGTGTGCTTCAGGAGGCGGGTCTGCCGGCCGGGGACGAATTGATCCTGCGGCGGGTGAACACAGCCGAAGGGCGCAAGACCGCCTGGGTCAATGACCGGCGCTGTTCAGGCGATGTGTTGCGGCAGCTGTCGGAAACTTTGCTGGAACTGCACGGCCAACATGATGATCGCGGGTTGCTGGATCCGCGGGGGCACCGGGCCATGCTGGATGCTTTTGCCGGACATGGGGCCATGTTACAGGCGGTGCGTCAGGCTTGGCGGGTCCGGGCCGAGGCGCGCAAGGCCGTAGAGCGCACCCGAGCCGCTCTGGATGCGGTGCGCGCCGAAGAAGATTTCCTGCGCCACGCGGTGGCCGAACTGGACAAGCTGGACCCACGACCGGGCGAAGATGCGGAATTGGATGCGCGTCGCCGCAGAATGCAGGGCGCGGAAAAGATCCGCGATGACGTTTCCCGGGCGCTGCAACTGCTGGGCGGGCAATCCGCCGAAGGGGCGCTGTCAGAAGCCATGAGCTGGCTCGAGGGGGCGTCGGATCAGGCCGACCGGATGTTGGACGACCCGATGGCCGCGTTGGGGCGGGCCTTGATCGAATTGGGCGAGGCCCAGGACGGGGTGTCACGCTGTCTCGATGCGTTGGACTTTAATCCGCTGGAGCTGGAAGAGACCGAAGAGCGGTTGTTTGCGATCCGGGCCATGGCGCGAAAACATGATGTGTTGGCGGATGATCTGGGGGCGCACGCCGATGTGTTGCGCGGACGTCTGGCGGCGTTGGATGCGGGGGATGCTGATCTGGACCGGCTGCAGGCCGACCTGGCCCAGGCCGAGGCGGCCTATGGCGAAGCCGCGGGCGGGCTGAGCGCCTCGCGCAGCGCCGCTGCCGGACGGCTGGATCAGGCGGTGATGGCGGAGCTGGCACCGCTCAAGATGGAGCGGGCTGTCTTTGCCACCCAGGTGAGCGAGACGGATCCGGGCCCCGAAGGCCGGGATCAGGTGGCGTTTTCCGTGGCCACCAATCCGGGCGCGCCATCGGGGCCGCTGAACAAGATCGCGTCGGGCGGGGAATTGAGCCGTTTCCTGTTGGCGTTGAAAGTCTGTCTGCGCGGCGATGACATCAATCGCACGCTGATCTTTGACGAAATCGACCGGGGCGTCGGCGGGGCAACTGCTGATGCGGTCGGACGGCGTCTGGCAGAGCTGGCCCAGGGGGGACAGGTTCTGGTCGTGACCCATTCGCCCCAGGTGGCGGCGCGGGGCGGGCATCATTGGCGGGTGCAAAAGGCGGTGACGGATGGGGTGACCCTGTCCTCGGTCGTGCCGCTGGACGCACAGGACCGCATCGACGAAATTGCCCGAATGGTTGCCGGAGACACCATCACCGACGAGGCACGGGCCGCCGCACGGGCATTGTTGACGGGCTGA
- the lpxC gene encoding UDP-3-O-acyl-N-acetylglucosamine deacetylase, which produces MRHIVQNTLKSSVIFEGTGLHTGKPVRMVLTPAPEGHGIWFKRTDISLGKTLIPARWDLVERTPLCTRLVNEAGVSVSTVEHIMAALAGCGVHNVLIQIDGPEVPIMDGSSITFVRGIMKRGLLLQSAPVVAYRVLKPVTVENGDARATLLPCDRLNIEFHIDFADAAIGEQSKTLDMRNGAFARELCDSRTFCRQADVDAMRSKGLALGGTLDNAVVVDGEAVLSPGGFRHDDEAVRHKMLDALGDLALAGGPILGHYIGVRAGHSLTNTLLRAAFDTPGAIEQVVCSPEMAACLPGQGLVWSEIPLETRHVA; this is translated from the coding sequence ATGAGGCACATTGTGCAGAACACGCTCAAGAGCTCAGTGATTTTTGAAGGCACCGGCCTGCATACGGGGAAACCCGTTCGGATGGTATTGACGCCCGCCCCCGAAGGCCATGGCATCTGGTTCAAACGCACTGATATCTCTTTGGGCAAAACACTGATCCCCGCCCGTTGGGATCTGGTTGAACGCACCCCTCTGTGTACCCGCCTGGTCAACGAGGCCGGCGTGTCCGTCTCGACAGTCGAACATATCATGGCGGCCCTGGCGGGCTGTGGCGTTCATAACGTGCTGATCCAGATTGATGGCCCCGAAGTGCCGATCATGGACGGATCGTCGATCACCTTTGTGCGCGGCATCATGAAACGCGGTCTGCTGTTGCAGTCGGCTCCGGTGGTTGCCTACCGGGTTCTCAAACCGGTGACAGTGGAAAACGGCGATGCCCGTGCGACGCTGCTGCCATGTGATCGGCTGAACATCGAATTCCACATTGATTTTGCCGACGCCGCCATCGGTGAACAGAGCAAGACATTGGACATGCGCAATGGGGCCTTTGCCCGCGAATTGTGCGACAGCCGGACATTCTGCCGCCAGGCGGATGTCGATGCGATGCGGTCCAAAGGACTGGCATTGGGGGGAACCCTGGACAATGCCGTGGTCGTTGATGGCGAAGCGGTGCTGAGCCCCGGTGGGTTCCGGCACGATGACGAAGCTGTGCGTCACAAGATGCTGGACGCGCTGGGTGATCTGGCGCTGGCCGGTGGGCCGATTCTGGGCCATTACATCGGTGTGCGTGCGGGCCATTCGCTGACCAACACTTTGCTGCGCGCAGCCTTTGACACACCGGGGGCCATCGAACAGGTGGTTTGCAGCCCTGAAATGGCCGCCTGCCTGCCGGGCCAGGGCCTGGTGTGGTCGGAAATTCCCTTGGAAACACGCCACGTTGCATGA
- a CDS encoding DUF2484 family protein: MSAAVLIAALWVLAATGVAMLPMHRQYAPGVALLALAPVVIAWLGLAHGWLAALAALAAFVSMFRHPLRYFWTRWRGRIHKTSQDSPTETP; encoded by the coding sequence ATGAGCGCAGCTGTCCTGATCGCTGCCCTGTGGGTGCTGGCTGCAACGGGTGTCGCGATGTTGCCGATGCACCGGCAATATGCTCCGGGGGTGGCGCTGTTGGCGTTGGCTCCGGTGGTCATTGCCTGGCTGGGTCTGGCCCACGGCTGGCTCGCAGCCCTGGCGGCCCTGGCTGCGTTCGTGTCGATGTTTCGTCATCCGCTGCGCTATTTCTGGACCCGCTGGCGCGGGCGCATTCACAAGACCTCGCAAGACAGCCCCACGGAGACCCCATGA
- the ftsZ gene encoding cell division protein FtsZ has product MTLNLSMPGQEDLKPRITVFGVGGAGGNAVNNMIEKELDGVDFVVANTDAQALQQSKSQSRVQLGVKVTEGLGAGARPSVGSAAAEESIEQIVDHLAGAHMCFITAGMGGGTGTGAAPIIAQAARELGVLTVGVVTKPFQFEGNKRMKQAEDGVEALQKVVDTLIIIPNQNLFRLANEKTTFTEAFSMADDVLYQGVKGVTDLMVRPGLINLDFADVRAVMDEMGKAMMGTGEAEGEDRAIQAAEKAIANPLLDEISLRGARGVLINITGAHDLTLFELDEAANRIREEVDPEANIIVGSTLDTAMEGMMRVSVVATGIDAAEVHSEIPVPRRPMSAPLKKTVSVEDAQPAAAAPLELDDPIARPAAMGHEPSLFEGMGVEEVAALDQAEDIFEEPELLDDDGLPPPAYQPEMPAFEPQRDTMQDDVDRFVAPKAPAPGTPSAEAIVRLQAAAQKANPTQPQRTVATQQQADHQEHQQVGGARRGLNSLIHRMTGSAGDTPARQQPPVQQDDVAAQPRAASGPDQDRIEIPAFLRRQAN; this is encoded by the coding sequence ATGACATTGAACCTTTCGATGCCCGGACAAGAAGACTTGAAACCCCGAATTACGGTCTTTGGCGTCGGCGGGGCAGGCGGCAATGCCGTCAATAACATGATTGAAAAAGAGCTGGATGGCGTTGATTTTGTCGTCGCCAACACCGACGCTCAGGCGCTGCAGCAAAGCAAATCCCAAAGCCGGGTGCAGCTGGGTGTGAAAGTCACCGAAGGTCTGGGCGCGGGTGCCCGCCCGTCGGTTGGATCTGCTGCCGCCGAAGAAAGCATCGAACAGATCGTCGACCATCTGGCAGGGGCGCATATGTGCTTTATCACTGCTGGCATGGGCGGTGGCACTGGAACCGGGGCCGCGCCGATCATCGCGCAGGCCGCCCGCGAATTGGGTGTTCTGACGGTTGGCGTCGTGACCAAGCCGTTCCAGTTCGAAGGCAACAAGCGGATGAAACAGGCCGAAGACGGGGTCGAAGCCCTGCAAAAGGTCGTCGATACGCTGATCATCATTCCGAACCAGAACCTGTTCCGGTTGGCGAATGAGAAAACCACCTTTACCGAAGCCTTCTCGATGGCGGATGACGTGCTGTATCAGGGCGTCAAGGGCGTCACCGATCTGATGGTCCGTCCGGGCCTGATTAACCTCGACTTTGCCGACGTGCGCGCCGTGATGGACGAAATGGGCAAGGCGATGATGGGCACGGGCGAAGCCGAAGGCGAAGATCGCGCCATTCAGGCCGCCGAAAAGGCCATCGCGAATCCGCTGCTGGACGAAATCAGCCTGCGCGGCGCACGGGGCGTGTTGATCAACATCACCGGTGCCCACGACCTGACCCTGTTCGAACTGGACGAAGCCGCCAACCGCATCCGCGAAGAGGTGGACCCAGAGGCCAACATCATCGTTGGGTCCACGCTGGACACGGCGATGGAAGGCATGATGCGCGTTTCGGTTGTTGCAACCGGTATCGACGCCGCCGAAGTGCACTCGGAAATCCCTGTGCCGCGTCGCCCGATGTCGGCACCGCTGAAGAAAACCGTCAGCGTCGAAGATGCACAGCCTGCCGCCGCAGCGCCGCTGGAACTGGACGATCCAATCGCCCGGCCCGCAGCCATGGGGCATGAACCTTCGCTGTTCGAAGGCATGGGTGTCGAAGAAGTCGCCGCGCTGGACCAGGCCGAGGACATCTTTGAAGAGCCGGAACTTCTGGACGACGACGGTCTGCCGCCCCCGGCATACCAGCCGGAAATGCCGGCCTTTGAACCGCAGCGTGACACCATGCAGGATGACGTGGACCGCTTCGTTGCGCCCAAGGCACCGGCACCTGGTACGCCATCGGCCGAGGCCATCGTGCGTCTTCAGGCGGCGGCGCAAAAAGCCAACCCAACGCAGCCGCAACGGACCGTTGCCACGCAACAGCAGGCCGACCATCAGGAGCATCAGCAGGTTGGGGGCGCACGGCGCGGCCTGAATTCGTTGATCCACCGCATGACCGGCAGCGCCGGGGACACCCCTGCGCGTCAACAGCCTCCGGTCCAGCAAGATGACGTAGCGGCACAACCACGGGCCGCATCCGGTCCGGATCAGGATCGGATCGAAATTCCGGCCTTTCTACGCCGTCAGGCCAACTGA